The Sphaerospermopsis torques-reginae ITEP-024 genome has a window encoding:
- a CDS encoding DNA translocase FtsK, which produces MHYLTKDGEIYQQIYQISRSKTLWIDTEIADWNTPYPRLSLIQVLADTTDLTGESALILDVLDKPDLVNYFINQIMVKSEITKVFHNSGFDVKYLGGKLAQNIICTYQLSRKITREKLQVSNLKLKTLAVELCQFYDVDAEEGTSDWGKRPLTQKQLNYAAMDTVYLAAVHRRLLQISQPEAINEIFNMVNNKSENSSLTPTKVRIAFECPRLFYLNHHFDNKAIFLPKNYISGVGNVFHKLADDLIELIKINPQIKSLLIADVSRLNLEQISSEIQKIFYQIKFFPYLQNSISQDDSKATTLLQVWQGIQGLIKKITELLIINRRYCSAETVIKNTFIQEERTLEYYFNLPDGTQQLVRGEFDCLVFNFEVKRLCMIEFKTYHPVDPAAQLAQVSLYSYMLFQKKKTSVDSAVYCVLPEFKDYQYSWEQLENTVHQLIPYKLLQMQKWLKWESPNPNPPPATTQPHLCEICPQQQKCQSFFIGEFDPPQPLKRGESLPIINSDEIGESDTPHLKSRESLPNINANEIGECLVTTLASFKVNVDYHGADVSPAFIRVKIKPHLGVKVPSILKLSADLQVQLGLENPPLIAPQAGYVSVDLPRKDRQIAKFEDYIPKQFLPANTPVKIAVGIGIDGNLLEADLSDPNTCHFLVGGTTGSGKSEFLRSLLLSLLYRYSPQHLKIALVDPKRVTFPEFEQIPWLYSPVVKDSDRAIELMEELLIEMESRYQKFEKAKCADLTVYNQKSASPLPRIVCIFDEYADFMAEKEIRTALEQSIKRLGAMARAAGIHLIIATQRPEAGIVTPIIRSNLPGRIALRTSSEADSKIVLGGTQTAAAYLLGKGDLLYQVGSQLHRLQSLLVKNMKLS; this is translated from the coding sequence ATGCACTACCTAACAAAAGATGGCGAAATATATCAGCAAATTTACCAAATATCCCGATCAAAAACTCTATGGATAGATACAGAAATTGCTGATTGGAATACTCCTTACCCTAGATTATCATTAATTCAAGTATTGGCTGATACCACAGACTTAACTGGTGAGTCTGCTTTAATTTTAGATGTCTTAGATAAACCTGATTTGGTAAATTATTTTATCAATCAAATCATGGTAAAATCAGAAATTACTAAGGTTTTTCATAACTCTGGATTTGATGTTAAATATTTAGGGGGAAAACTAGCCCAAAATATTATTTGTACATACCAATTATCTAGAAAAATTACCCGTGAAAAACTGCAAGTTAGTAATTTAAAACTCAAAACTTTAGCTGTAGAACTTTGTCAATTTTATGATGTAGATGCAGAAGAAGGAACAAGTGATTGGGGAAAACGTCCTCTTACTCAAAAACAGTTAAACTATGCAGCAATGGATACAGTTTATTTAGCTGCTGTCCACCGTCGCTTACTACAAATATCTCAACCTGAAGCTATTAATGAGATTTTTAATATGGTAAATAATAAATCTGAAAATTCATCTTTAACACCGACTAAAGTTAGAATAGCGTTTGAATGTCCGCGTTTATTTTATCTGAATCATCATTTTGATAATAAAGCAATATTCTTGCCTAAAAATTATATTTCCGGTGTTGGTAATGTTTTTCATAAATTAGCTGATGATCTGATAGAATTAATCAAGATTAATCCCCAAATTAAATCTTTATTAATCGCCGATGTCAGTAGATTAAATTTAGAACAAATATCCTCAGAAATTCAAAAAATATTTTATCAAATTAAATTCTTCCCTTATTTACAAAATAGTATCAGTCAAGATGATAGTAAGGCAACTACTTTATTACAAGTTTGGCAGGGAATACAAGGACTAATTAAAAAAATCACGGAATTATTAATTATTAATCGGCGTTATTGTAGTGCTGAGACGGTAATTAAAAATACTTTTATTCAGGAAGAAAGAACTTTAGAATATTATTTTAATTTACCTGATGGTACACAACAATTAGTGAGAGGTGAATTTGATTGTTTAGTTTTTAATTTTGAAGTTAAACGCCTGTGTATGATAGAGTTTAAAACCTATCACCCTGTAGATCCAGCAGCACAGTTAGCACAGGTTTCTCTGTATAGTTATATGTTATTTCAAAAGAAAAAAACATCGGTAGATTCTGCGGTTTATTGTGTTTTACCTGAGTTTAAAGATTATCAATATTCCTGGGAACAATTAGAAAATACAGTTCATCAATTAATTCCCTACAAACTATTACAAATGCAGAAATGGTTAAAATGGGAGTCTCCTAACCCTAACCCACCACCTGCGACGACTCAACCCCATTTATGTGAAATTTGTCCTCAACAACAAAAGTGTCAAAGTTTTTTTATTGGGGAATTTGATCCCCCCCAACCCTTAAAAAGGGGGGAGAGTTTACCTATTATTAACTCTGATGAAATTGGAGAATCTGATACCCCTCACTTAAAAAGTAGGGAGAGTTTACCAAATATTAATGCTAATGAAATTGGAGAATGTTTAGTGACAACTTTGGCATCTTTTAAGGTTAATGTAGATTATCATGGTGCTGATGTAAGTCCGGCATTTATTCGTGTGAAAATTAAACCCCATTTAGGGGTAAAAGTGCCTTCAATTTTAAAATTATCTGCTGATTTACAAGTACAATTAGGGTTAGAAAATCCCCCTTTAATTGCTCCCCAAGCTGGTTATGTCAGTGTTGATTTACCACGCAAAGATAGACAAATTGCTAAATTTGAGGATTATATTCCCAAGCAGTTTTTACCAGCAAATACACCTGTTAAAATTGCGGTGGGAATAGGTATTGATGGTAATTTATTGGAAGCTGATTTATCTGATCCGAATACTTGCCATTTTTTAGTAGGAGGAACAACAGGAAGCGGTAAAAGTGAATTTTTAAGATCCTTACTTCTCAGTTTACTATACCGTTATTCTCCCCAACATCTGAAAATTGCCTTAGTTGATCCGAAAAGAGTAACATTTCCAGAGTTTGAACAAATTCCCTGGTTATATTCACCAGTAGTTAAAGATAGCGATCGCGCGATCGAATTAATGGAAGAATTATTGATAGAAATGGAATCTCGCTATCAAAAATTTGAAAAAGCTAAATGTGCAGATTTAACCGTTTATAATCAAAAATCTGCCTCACCTTTACCCCGGATAGTATGTATTTTTGATGAATATGCCGATTTTATGGCAGAAAAAGAAATTCGTACTGCATTAGAACAAAGTATCAAACGTTTAGGTGCAATGGCAAGAGCAGCAGGAATACATTTAATTATTGCTACCCAACGTCCAGAAGCGGGGATAGTCACCCCTATTATTCGCTCAAATTTACCGGGAAGAATTGCTTTAAGAACCTCTAGTGAAGCTGATTCTAAAATTGTTCTTGGTGGAACACAAACAGCAGCAGCATATCTATTAGGTAAAGGTGATTTACTTTATCAAGTTGGTTCTCAGTTACATCGTTTACAAAGTTTATTAGTAAAAAATATGAAACTCTCTTAA
- a CDS encoding ParA family protein, producing the protein MGYVIATANMKGGVGKTTVTVNLATCLAKNHGKKVLVLDLDSQISATLSLMSPVEFAKRRKQRKTFRYLIDEVINPYPNAEYKIQDIIQGELCKLPGLDLLPGDIDLYDEFVVSEMLHNQALALGEQDFETIWNRFERVLIRDILKPVRDQYDFILLDCAPGYNLMTRSALATSDFYLLPAKPEPLSVVGIQLLERRIAQLKDSHEHEAKINIKMLGIVFSMCNTNLLTGRYYKQVMHRVVEDFGVETICQAQIPVDVNVAKAVDSFMPVTLMSPGSAGAKSFMQLTEELLRKL; encoded by the coding sequence ATGGGATATGTAATTGCAACTGCAAACATGAAAGGTGGAGTGGGTAAAACTACGGTTACTGTTAATTTAGCCACTTGTTTAGCAAAAAATCACGGGAAAAAGGTATTGGTTCTCGATTTAGATAGTCAAATTAGTGCTACCCTCAGTTTAATGTCGCCAGTGGAGTTTGCTAAACGTCGCAAACAAAGAAAGACTTTTAGATATTTGATAGATGAAGTTATTAACCCATATCCCAATGCTGAATACAAGATTCAGGATATCATTCAAGGTGAATTATGTAAGCTGCCGGGATTAGATTTATTGCCTGGAGATATCGACTTATATGATGAATTTGTCGTTTCAGAAATGCTGCATAATCAAGCTTTAGCTTTGGGTGAACAAGATTTTGAGACTATTTGGAATCGTTTTGAAAGAGTGCTAATTAGAGACATTTTAAAACCAGTGCGTGATCAATATGATTTTATTCTTTTAGATTGCGCCCCTGGTTATAATCTCATGACTCGTAGTGCTTTAGCAACTAGCGATTTTTATCTTTTACCTGCTAAACCAGAACCTTTATCTGTGGTGGGTATTCAATTATTAGAAAGACGCATTGCTCAGTTGAAAGACAGTCATGAACATGAAGCAAAAATCAATATCAAAATGTTAGGAATTGTCTTTAGTATGTGCAATACTAACTTGTTGACTGGCAGATATTATAAACAAGTAATGCACCGAGTTGTGGAAGATTTTGGTGTAGAAACTATTTGTCAGGCACAAATTCCCGTTGATGTAAATGTAGCCAAAGCTGTTGATAGTTTTATGCCGGTAACGTTAATGAGTCCGGGTTCTGCTGGCGCGAAGTCATTTATGCAGTTAACTGAGGAATTATTGCGGAAGTTGTAA
- a CDS encoding Uma2 family endonuclease produces the protein MNTQTPVVTETLPMVLKMQPDIIMTDDQFFDFCKLNRDFRIERNQFGDLLIMSPTGSETDERNFNLIVQLGIWTKKDGTGVGFGSSGGFTLPNGAVRSPDAAWIKKEKWEAIPTEQRKKFAPICPDFVVELRSETDNLKTLQEKMEEYIENGVKLAWLIDRKQQKVYIYRPSQPVEELDHPQTLNGEDILPGFILDLREIW, from the coding sequence ATGAACACACAAACACCCGTAGTTACAGAAACCTTACCAATGGTGCTAAAAATGCAACCAGATATCATCATGACTGATGATCAATTTTTTGATTTCTGTAAATTAAACCGTGATTTTAGAATTGAACGTAACCAATTTGGAGATTTATTAATTATGTCACCTACCGGATCAGAAACAGATGAACGCAATTTTAATTTAATTGTGCAATTAGGTATTTGGACAAAAAAAGATGGTACAGGAGTAGGTTTTGGTTCTAGTGGTGGTTTTACCTTACCTAATGGTGCTGTACGTTCTCCTGATGCAGCATGGATCAAAAAGGAAAAATGGGAAGCAATACCCACAGAACAAAGAAAGAAATTTGCGCCAATTTGTCCTGATTTCGTAGTAGAGTTGCGTTCCGAAACTGATAACTTAAAAACACTACAAGAAAAGATGGAAGAATATATAGAAAATGGTGTGAAATTAGCTTGGTTAATTGATAGAAAACAACAAAAAGTATATATTTATCGTCCTAGTCAACCTGTGGAAGAATTAGACCATCCTCAAACATTAAATGGTGAAGATATTTTACCTGGATTTATTTTAGATTTAAGAGAAATATGGTAA
- a CDS encoding UPF0175 family protein, whose protein sequence is MSKLILEIPDQITEELRIPPDERLDRVKIELAIRLYQKRILSFGKARELSV, encoded by the coding sequence ATGAGCAAATTAATCTTAGAGATTCCTGATCAAATAACCGAAGAATTACGCATACCTCCTGATGAACGTCTTGATAGAGTAAAGATTGAATTAGCAATTAGACTTTATCAAAAAAGGATTCTTTCTTTTGGTAAAGCGCGTGAATTATCTGTTTAG
- the ileS gene encoding isoleucine--tRNA ligase yields MTETGKYKDTVNLPKTNFDMRANAIKREPEIQKFWEENNIYSRLSQENPGELFILHDGPPYANGQLHIGHALNKILKDIINRYHLLQGRKVRYVAGWDCHGLPIELKVLQNMKQAERQNLTPLQLRQKAKQFAIDAVNDQHNSFKRYGVWGDWDNPYLTLKPEYEAAQIGVFGQMYLKGYIYRGLKPVHWSPSSKTALAEAELEYPEGHVSRSIYAAFPVVKVSEKLKSVLEPFLPDLGVAVWTTTPWTIPGNLAVAVNGALNYAVVEVARRDAETQRGCKYLIVAAELVESLTATLDVDLTVKATFAGQDLEHCTYRHPLFDRESPVVVGGDYITTDSGTGLVHTAPGHGQEDYIVGQRYGLPILAPVDDNGNFTDEAGKFAGLNVLGDGNQAIIDALMEAGSLLKEEAYSHKYPYDWRTKKPTIFRATEQWFASVAGFREDALKAIASVRWIPAQGENRITPMVAERSDWCISRQRSWGVPIPVFYDEETGEALLNADTINHVQAIIAEKGSDAWWELSVEELLPETYRSNGRKYRRGTDTMDVWFDSGSSWAAVAKQRPELGYPVDMYLEGSDQHRGWFQSSLLTSVAVNGIAPYKTVLTHGFVLDEQGRKMSKSVGNVVDPQIIINGGKDQKKEPAYGADVLRLWVSSVDYSGDVRLGSNIIKQLADVRNKIRNTARFLLGSLHDFDPQKDAVDFDKLPDLDRYMLHRIREVFNEVTTAFDSFQFFRFFQTVQNFCVVDLSNFYLDIAKDRLYISAADSFRRRSCQTVLQIALENLARAIAPVLCHTAEDIWQFIPYQTPYKSVFEAGWVKVSDEWENAELAEFWDTLRTLRTDVNKVMEQARIEKMIGSSLESKVLVNIPHQQLCEAIKGFNSAKGNGVDELRYLLLASQVEIVDEAAKIADVKYTATTENWTIGVVNADGEKCDRCWNYSTHVGESEEHPLLCERCVPALAGEF; encoded by the coding sequence GTGACCGAAACTGGAAAATACAAAGATACCGTTAACCTCCCCAAAACTAACTTTGATATGCGGGCAAACGCAATTAAACGCGAACCCGAAATCCAAAAATTCTGGGAAGAAAACAACATTTATTCTCGCCTCTCTCAAGAAAACCCAGGCGAATTATTTATACTGCATGATGGACCACCCTACGCTAACGGTCAGTTGCATATTGGTCACGCTTTAAATAAGATTCTCAAAGATATTATTAACCGTTACCACCTCCTCCAAGGTCGTAAAGTTCGTTACGTTGCGGGCTGGGATTGTCACGGATTACCGATTGAGTTAAAAGTTCTGCAAAACATGAAACAAGCAGAACGCCAAAACCTCACACCTTTACAATTGCGTCAAAAAGCAAAACAGTTTGCCATTGATGCTGTTAATGACCAACACAATAGTTTTAAACGTTATGGTGTGTGGGGTGACTGGGATAATCCTTATTTAACCTTAAAGCCAGAATACGAGGCCGCGCAAATTGGCGTATTTGGGCAAATGTACTTAAAAGGATATATCTATCGCGGTTTAAAGCCTGTACACTGGAGTCCTAGTTCTAAAACCGCTTTAGCAGAAGCTGAGTTAGAATATCCTGAAGGCCACGTTTCCCGGAGTATTTACGCCGCTTTCCCGGTGGTGAAGGTGTCGGAAAAACTAAAATCAGTTTTAGAGCCTTTCTTACCTGATTTGGGCGTGGCTGTGTGGACAACTACTCCCTGGACGATACCCGGTAATTTGGCGGTGGCTGTGAATGGGGCGTTAAATTATGCGGTTGTTGAGGTGGCACGCAGAGACGCAGAGACGCAGAGAGGATGCAAGTATCTGATAGTTGCGGCGGAGTTGGTGGAAAGTTTGACTGCAACTTTGGATGTTGATTTGACTGTGAAGGCGACTTTTGCGGGTCAGGATTTGGAACACTGCACTTATCGTCATCCGCTTTTTGACCGTGAAAGTCCGGTGGTGGTTGGTGGTGATTATATCACTACTGATTCTGGTACTGGGTTGGTGCATACTGCTCCTGGTCATGGTCAAGAAGATTACATTGTGGGTCAGCGTTATGGTTTGCCGATTCTCGCCCCTGTGGATGATAATGGTAATTTCACGGATGAAGCTGGTAAGTTTGCTGGCTTGAATGTTTTGGGCGATGGTAATCAAGCGATTATTGATGCTTTGATGGAAGCGGGTTCTCTGTTGAAAGAGGAAGCATACTCTCATAAATATCCTTATGATTGGAGAACCAAGAAACCGACGATTTTCCGCGCTACTGAACAATGGTTTGCTTCTGTGGCAGGATTTAGGGAGGATGCTTTAAAGGCGATCGCATCTGTGCGTTGGATTCCCGCGCAAGGTGAGAATCGCATTACACCGATGGTTGCAGAACGTTCTGACTGGTGTATTTCTCGTCAGCGTTCTTGGGGTGTTCCCATTCCTGTGTTCTATGATGAGGAAACTGGGGAAGCGTTGCTGAATGCAGATACCATTAACCACGTGCAAGCTATCATTGCAGAGAAGGGTTCTGACGCTTGGTGGGAACTTTCTGTTGAAGAGTTGTTACCCGAAACTTACCGCAGTAATGGGCGTAAATATCGCCGAGGTACAGATACGATGGATGTGTGGTTTGATTCTGGTTCATCTTGGGCGGCTGTAGCGAAGCAAAGACCAGAATTAGGTTATCCTGTTGATATGTATTTGGAAGGTTCTGATCAACATCGGGGATGGTTTCAATCTTCGCTGTTAACCAGTGTAGCGGTAAATGGCATTGCACCTTATAAAACGGTTTTAACTCATGGTTTTGTGTTAGATGAACAAGGCCGAAAAATGAGTAAATCTGTGGGGAATGTGGTTGATCCGCAAATCATTATTAATGGTGGAAAAGATCAGAAAAAAGAACCCGCTTATGGTGCGGATGTGTTGCGTTTGTGGGTGTCTTCAGTTGATTATTCTGGTGATGTGCGGTTAGGAAGTAACATCATTAAACAATTAGCTGATGTGAGAAATAAAATCCGCAATACTGCACGGTTTTTGTTGGGTAGTTTACATGATTTTGATCCTCAAAAAGATGCGGTTGATTTTGATAAGTTACCTGATTTAGATCGGTATATGTTACACCGCATCCGTGAGGTATTTAATGAAGTGACAACTGCTTTTGATAGTTTCCAATTTTTCCGCTTTTTCCAAACAGTCCAGAATTTCTGTGTTGTGGATTTGTCTAATTTTTATTTAGACATTGCCAAAGATAGATTATATATCAGTGCTGCTGATAGTTTCCGTCGTCGCAGTTGTCAAACAGTTTTGCAGATTGCATTGGAAAATTTAGCGAGAGCGATCGCACCAGTTTTGTGTCATACTGCGGAAGATATTTGGCAATTTATCCCCTATCAAACTCCTTATAAATCAGTGTTTGAAGCTGGTTGGGTAAAGGTTAGTGATGAATGGGAAAATGCAGAATTAGCAGAATTTTGGGATACGCTGCGAACACTCCGCACTGATGTTAATAAGGTGATGGAACAAGCGCGGATCGAAAAAATGATTGGTTCATCTTTGGAATCAAAGGTGTTAGTAAATATTCCCCATCAACAGTTATGTGAAGCTATCAAAGGTTTCAATTCTGCAAAGGGTAATGGTGTGGATGAGTTGCGATATTTATTATTAGCATCTCAGGTAGAAATAGTAGATGAAGCTGCCAAAATTGCCGATGTGAAATACACCGCAACTACCGAAAATTGGACTATTGGGGTGGTAAATGCAGACGGTGAAAAATGCGATCGCTGTTGGAATTATTCTACTCATGTAGGAGAATCTGAAGAACATCCTTTACTGTGTGAACGTTGTGTTCCCGCATTAGCTGGGGAGTTTTAG
- a CDS encoding DUF6883 domain-containing protein — MINPEEKRKDLEQKMFYLNELLERLNKATEADEQKDLQKEIEHTYRAMRQDIKDGNAALARKQEIDEHEFHERFASSLGREEAEELWKSKKWETKHVLRDMAFVLMQEPEKRRKIEEKGFNLEDIIRLNSNLLPNAENAVIDIRKLRDYSLNRNHPTGKDKARLFSSILGMTAENAEELRQIILEKLKTQEVSLNRCDEFGQRYTLDFTLEWQNRSGIIRTGWIIEPGFDIPRLTSCYPLL; from the coding sequence ATGATAAATCCAGAGGAAAAACGAAAAGACTTAGAACAGAAAATGTTTTATCTTAATGAGCTTCTTGAAAGATTGAATAAAGCCACTGAAGCAGATGAACAAAAGGATCTCCAGAAAGAGATTGAACATACATATAGAGCTATGAGGCAAGATATCAAAGATGGTAATGCTGCACTTGCTAGAAAACAAGAGATTGATGAGCATGAATTCCATGAGCGGTTTGCAAGTAGTTTGGGGAGAGAAGAAGCTGAAGAATTGTGGAAATCAAAGAAATGGGAGACAAAGCACGTATTGAGAGACATGGCTTTTGTGTTGATGCAAGAACCTGAAAAGCGCCGAAAAATCGAAGAGAAAGGATTCAATTTGGAAGATATTATCAGACTAAACTCAAATCTCCTTCCCAATGCTGAAAATGCAGTTATTGACATTCGTAAATTACGTGACTACTCTCTTAATCGAAATCATCCTACAGGAAAGGATAAAGCCCGTCTCTTTTCATCAATCTTGGGTATGACTGCTGAAAATGCTGAGGAATTACGCCAGATTATTTTAGAAAAATTGAAAACTCAAGAAGTTAGCTTGAATAGGTGTGATGAATTTGGACAACGCTACACACTGGACTTTACTCTAGAATGGCAAAATAGAAGTGGAATTATTCGCACTGGTTGGATTATTGAACCTGGTTTTGATATTCCCAGATTAACGTCTTGCTATCCTTTATTATAA
- a CDS encoding DUF4926 domain-containing protein — MSKILAPNLLAVVALTVDLPEYNLLRGQVGTIVELLADGAAFEVEFSDSNGQTYESVGLRPEQIMVLHFEPTSPNLVPEMVTA; from the coding sequence ATGAGCAAAATTCTTGCACCCAATCTACTAGCTGTAGTAGCACTCACCGTTGATTTACCTGAATATAACTTATTGCGTGGTCAAGTTGGTACAATAGTTGAATTATTAGCCGATGGTGCTGCGTTTGAAGTAGAATTTAGCGATAGTAATGGACAAACCTATGAATCTGTTGGTTTACGTCCAGAGCAAATTATGGTGTTACATTTTGAGCCAACATCACCTAATTTAGTGCCGGAAATGGTTACTGCCTAA
- a CDS encoding GUN4 domain-containing protein, which yields MDYDKDYERISKPILYIVSELWDQSTKGKYGFKVQSEILLKHDEKSMPVVVGWYKKDPIFGTYDEPVLPAEFQFAHSGPDGFFPSYWVCISTLIKYNPTRKTVREFVGFKQRQLLMRVNKIYDFVSKHEIEPYMDSLSNLQDYFQSLKDE from the coding sequence ATGGACTACGATAAGGATTATGAAAGAATTAGTAAACCTATTTTATACATTGTATCGGAATTGTGGGATCAGTCTACAAAAGGCAAATATGGTTTCAAAGTCCAATCTGAAATTCTTTTAAAGCACGACGAAAAGTCAATGCCAGTAGTTGTTGGCTGGTACAAAAAAGACCCAATTTTTGGTACTTATGATGAGCCTGTACTGCCTGCTGAATTTCAATTCGCTCATTCTGGTCCAGATGGCTTCTTTCCTTCTTACTGGGTGTGTATATCTACACTAATAAAATATAATCCTACAAGAAAAACAGTCAGAGAGTTTGTAGGTTTCAAGCAAAGGCAACTCTTAATGAGAGTAAATAAAATTTATGATTTTGTTTCTAAGCATGAAATAGAACCTTATATGGACTCTTTAAGCAATCTTCAAGATTATTTTCAGAGCTTAAAGGATGAATAG
- a CDS encoding HNH endonuclease, whose translation MGKIPNSLRQLVIQRAKNRCEYCCLSQAGQAATFHIDHIIPVVAGGATISDNLALACVSCSLRKSAKQTVTDPDTKKAVSIFNPRQQLWLEHFRWDGVTVVGLTATGRGTVEALNMNRAMMLAIRGEEELLGRHPPF comes from the coding sequence ATGGGTAAAATTCCAAATTCTCTCCGTCAATTAGTTATCCAGCGTGCAAAAAATAGATGTGAATATTGCTGTTTATCTCAAGCAGGACAAGCTGCAACATTTCACATAGATCATATTATTCCAGTTGTGGCTGGTGGTGCAACAATATCTGATAATTTAGCTCTTGCTTGTGTGTCATGTTCACTGCGTAAATCTGCTAAACAAACAGTAACAGATCCAGATACAAAAAAAGCAGTATCTATTTTTAATCCTCGTCAACAATTATGGCTAGAACACTTTCGCTGGGATGGTGTAACAGTGGTAGGATTAACAGCTACAGGAAGAGGAACTGTTGAAGCTTTAAATATGAATCGTGCGATGATGTTAGCAATTCGAGGTGAAGAGGAATTACTTGGCCGTCATCCACCATTTTAA
- a CDS encoding type II toxin-antitoxin system PemK/MazF family toxin, which translates to MSIKIMRRGEIWLYNADPTVGDEISKTRPCIIVNNDDIGTLRLKVIVPITGWNEVFAQVPWMIRIEPTPENNLSKLSTADTFQIRSVSQQRLIKKVGTVSEEIMKEISNALAIVLDIK; encoded by the coding sequence ATGAGTATCAAGATTATGCGTAGAGGCGAAATTTGGCTGTATAATGCTGATCCCACAGTAGGGGATGAAATCAGCAAAACACGACCTTGTATTATTGTCAACAATGATGATATAGGTACTTTACGCTTAAAGGTTATTGTACCTATTACCGGATGGAACGAAGTTTTTGCACAAGTACCTTGGATGATACGTATTGAACCAACACCAGAGAATAATTTAAGCAAATTATCCACAGCAGATACTTTTCAAATTCGTTCAGTTTCTCAACAACGACTAATTAAAAAAGTGGGAACTGTTTCCGAAGAAATTATGAAGGAAATTAGTAATGCTTTAGCTATTGTTCTGGATATTAAATGA
- a CDS encoding helix-turn-helix domain-containing protein has product MTISLDKITYSQLLVEYQPKIITTEAEYDQALETVEKLIANKQRTPEQTAILQLLVTLIEEFENKHYPLEPSSPHAMLEHLMDARGIKQSDLVGIIGSKGVVSEVVNRKRAISKAQAKALGELFNVSPALFI; this is encoded by the coding sequence ATGACCATTTCCTTAGATAAAATCACCTACAGTCAATTATTAGTAGAATATCAACCCAAAATTATCACCACAGAAGCAGAATATGATCAAGCATTAGAAACTGTAGAAAAATTAATAGCTAATAAACAGCGTACACCAGAACAAACTGCGATTTTACAATTATTAGTTACTCTCATTGAAGAATTTGAAAATAAACACTATCCTCTTGAACCATCATCACCCCACGCAATGCTAGAACATTTAATGGATGCTAGGGGAATTAAACAATCTGATTTAGTAGGAATTATTGGTTCTAAAGGTGTAGTTTCTGAAGTTGTAAATAGAAAAAGAGCTATTAGTAAAGCTCAAGCTAAAGCATTAGGAGAATTGTTTAATGTTTCTCCAGCATTGTTTATTTAA